A DNA window from Selenomonas sp. oral taxon 126 contains the following coding sequences:
- a CDS encoding methyl-accepting chemotaxis protein produces MNIPFISADAMKDYAVRTKVFILSVFLLVALVIVAAVGIYANYQAKQSLDEMYHHNLMTTQYLNDANNRLRKISVNLPYILQEGFTADNRKILVDDVLGNLDGIRHDMEELKKIDTSERAQTTIAELEKNLSVAVDKVGAINNMGTTPADRVAIFDNLASLTVISSNMAVLTPDNVFQGKQVFEANNARYERTVYSFVIILLVAVAFGILVSRCIADNISDPLAASIDHLSAVAAGDLSREIPAELSMRADEIGTVVKALGKMQGFMKQVHEEAEQTDAMVAELEQMLHELNNDTQDMSAVTEEMSAGMEETAAATSNVRHLSEGLSDGIKGAATAAEESEAYTREVAQRAADLQASMAQSRTNTGQVYGGTKSSVAEAIESAKVVEQIDQLTIEISEIAEQTNLLALNASIEAARAGEQGRGFAVVAGEVGKLAEQSRGTAEKIKGLTGQVTGSVQALSDGTFKLLSFIDENIRSDYDLMDKTAVQYKEDAEYFRKTAATTTSRSQQLL; encoded by the coding sequence ATGAACATTCCATTCATCTCGGCAGATGCGATGAAGGACTACGCGGTGCGGACAAAGGTATTCATCCTCTCCGTCTTCCTCCTTGTGGCGCTCGTCATCGTTGCGGCGGTCGGCATCTACGCGAACTATCAGGCAAAGCAGTCACTCGACGAGATGTACCATCACAACCTCATGACCACTCAGTACCTGAACGATGCAAACAATCGCCTGCGTAAGATCAGCGTCAATCTGCCCTACATCCTGCAGGAGGGCTTTACGGCGGACAACCGCAAGATCCTCGTGGATGACGTACTCGGCAATCTGGACGGCATCCGTCACGATATGGAGGAGCTCAAGAAGATTGACACGAGCGAGCGGGCGCAGACGACGATTGCGGAACTCGAAAAGAATCTGAGCGTCGCAGTAGATAAAGTCGGCGCAATCAACAATATGGGCACGACGCCTGCGGATCGCGTCGCCATCTTTGACAACCTCGCCTCCCTCACCGTCATTTCAAGCAATATGGCGGTGCTTACACCGGACAACGTGTTTCAGGGCAAGCAGGTCTTTGAGGCGAACAATGCACGCTATGAGCGTACGGTTTACAGCTTTGTCATCATTCTGCTCGTGGCAGTCGCGTTCGGCATCCTCGTCTCGCGATGCATTGCAGACAATATCTCCGATCCGCTCGCTGCCTCCATCGACCACCTGAGCGCTGTCGCGGCGGGCGATCTCTCGCGTGAGATCCCCGCAGAGCTTTCCATGCGTGCAGATGAGATCGGCACCGTTGTAAAGGCGCTCGGCAAGATGCAGGGCTTTATGAAGCAGGTGCACGAGGAGGCGGAGCAGACCGACGCAATGGTCGCCGAACTCGAGCAGATGCTGCACGAACTGAACAATGATACGCAGGATATGTCCGCTGTCACCGAGGAGATGTCGGCAGGCATGGAGGAGACGGCTGCCGCCACTTCGAATGTCCGTCATCTCAGCGAGGGTCTGAGCGACGGGATTAAAGGCGCGGCGACGGCGGCAGAGGAGAGCGAGGCATATACGCGCGAGGTTGCACAGCGCGCCGCCGACCTCCAGGCGAGCATGGCACAGTCGCGCACGAATACGGGGCAGGTCTACGGCGGAACCAAGTCCTCGGTTGCTGAGGCGATCGAGTCCGCAAAGGTTGTCGAGCAGATCGATCAGCTCACCATCGAGATCTCCGAAATTGCCGAGCAGACGAACCTCCTCGCGCTGAACGCGAGCATCGAGGCGGCGCGCGCGGGCGAGCAGGGGCGTGGCTTTGCTGTCGTTGCGGGCGAGGTCGGCAAGCTCGCCGAGCAGTCGCGCGGCACGGCGGAGAAGATCAAGGGGCTCACGGGGCAGGTCACAGGCTCTGTGCAGGCACTCTCGGACGGCACGTTCAAGCTGCTCAGCTTCATTGACGAAAATATCCGCAGTGACTATGACCTGATGGACAAGACGGCGGTGCAATACAAGGAGGATGCGGAGTACTTCCGAAAAACCGCAGCGACGACAACATCGCGCTCGCAGCAGCTTCTGA
- a CDS encoding DUF1385 domain-containing protein has product MPKKITDLAVGGQAVIEGVMMRDAAKTATAVRLPNGTIEVETHPVTSIRDRYPVLNLPLIRGSVIMVESLVIGMRALSFSAQAAGEEEEQMTKKEVAMTILFALVLASVLFIVIPTGAAHLAAAYTDDPVVFNLIEGGIRLAVFLFYIWGISFMGGIRRVFQYHGAEHKTIHCYEAGEALTVENVQKFPRLHPRCGTNFLLIVMVVAIVFHVFFGWPDLWLRILSRLAVLPVVAGVSYEIIRFAGRSENRIVHILITPGLWLQYLTTRPPADEMVEVAIESLKAVLPPEDIPEGSGNYRKEVTC; this is encoded by the coding sequence ATGCCAAAGAAAATTACTGATCTTGCGGTCGGCGGACAGGCGGTCATTGAGGGGGTCATGATGCGCGACGCGGCAAAGACCGCGACCGCCGTGCGCCTTCCGAATGGAACCATCGAGGTAGAGACGCATCCCGTCACCTCGATCCGCGACCGCTACCCCGTACTCAATCTGCCGCTTATCCGCGGCTCCGTCATCATGGTGGAATCCCTCGTCATCGGCATGCGCGCACTCTCGTTCTCCGCACAGGCGGCGGGCGAGGAGGAGGAGCAGATGACGAAGAAGGAGGTCGCCATGACGATCCTCTTTGCGCTCGTCCTCGCGAGCGTGCTCTTCATCGTCATCCCGACGGGCGCGGCACATCTCGCGGCTGCGTATACGGACGATCCCGTCGTGTTCAACCTCATCGAGGGCGGCATCCGCCTTGCGGTCTTCCTGTTCTACATCTGGGGGATCTCCTTTATGGGGGGGATTCGCCGTGTCTTCCAGTACCACGGCGCGGAGCACAAGACGATCCACTGCTACGAGGCGGGCGAGGCACTGACCGTGGAGAACGTGCAGAAATTCCCGCGTCTGCACCCGCGTTGCGGGACGAACTTTCTCCTCATTGTCATGGTCGTTGCCATCGTCTTTCACGTGTTCTTCGGCTGGCCCGACCTCTGGCTGCGCATCCTGAGCCGTCTCGCTGTCCTGCCCGTGGTTGCTGGTGTCTCCTATGAGATCATCCGCTTTGCGGGGCGCAGCGAGAACCGCATTGTTCACATTTTGATTACGCCGGGGCTGTGGCTGCAATATCTGACGACACGCCCGCCCGCCGACGAGATGGTCGAGGTTGCGATCGAGTCGCTCAAGGCAGTGTTGCCGCCCGAAGACATCCCCGAAGGCAGTGGGAACTACCGAAAGGAAGTAACGTGTTAA
- a CDS encoding sugar ABC transporter substrate-binding protein: MNLRKWGLLLVPAACLGLAGCGLTGASSDRVVYANYDDSDGFCAQIKDAFANKAKADGIEVEFLDAKNDGNMQIDQLNEAISSGAGAIVLLAADGSSIVKTIEKANDAGIPVITVNRSVTGGVVLRAYSDDKEAGRMQGEYMAAHLPPNAKIVYLQGDATQGSAVGRWEGFKAACLDKRPDIQLLSFVDAGWSKAEALKTMTLWMNMFPEINGVVAGNDEMALGAIAALKGANRLKGCLVSGVDATPSGLAAVEAGEMAQTIKQDAKAQGEGALTLAEGFLKGSPPSGDLAIPFTSITADNIAQAK, from the coding sequence ATGAATCTGAGGAAATGGGGGCTTCTGCTCGTGCCGGCTGCCTGTCTGGGGCTTGCGGGCTGCGGGCTGACGGGCGCGAGTTCGGATCGCGTTGTCTATGCGAACTACGATGACAGCGACGGTTTCTGCGCGCAGATCAAGGATGCGTTTGCAAATAAGGCGAAGGCGGACGGCATCGAGGTCGAATTCCTCGACGCGAAGAATGACGGCAATATGCAGATCGACCAGCTGAACGAGGCCATCAGCAGCGGTGCGGGGGCGATTGTCCTGCTCGCGGCGGACGGGTCGAGCATCGTGAAGACCATCGAAAAGGCAAATGATGCGGGTATCCCTGTCATCACTGTGAATCGTAGCGTGACGGGCGGTGTGGTTCTGCGCGCCTACTCAGACGACAAAGAGGCGGGGCGCATGCAGGGTGAGTATATGGCGGCGCATCTGCCGCCGAATGCAAAGATTGTCTACCTCCAGGGCGATGCGACGCAGGGCAGTGCGGTCGGACGCTGGGAGGGGTTCAAGGCGGCGTGCCTTGACAAGCGCCCCGATATTCAGCTGCTTTCGTTTGTGGATGCGGGCTGGAGCAAGGCGGAGGCGCTGAAGACCATGACGCTCTGGATGAATATGTTCCCCGAGATCAACGGCGTTGTTGCGGGCAACGATGAGATGGCGCTCGGCGCGATTGCGGCGCTCAAGGGGGCGAACCGCCTCAAGGGCTGCCTCGTCTCGGGCGTTGATGCAACGCCCTCGGGACTTGCCGCTGTCGAGGCGGGTGAGATGGCGCAGACCATCAAGCAGGATGCCAAGGCGCAGGGCGAGGGTGCTCTCACGCTCGCCGAGGGATTCCTAAAGGGCAGTCCACCCTCGGGTGATCTCGCGATTCCCTTTACATCCATAACAGCCGACAATATCGCGCAGGCAAAGTGA
- the groES gene encoding co-chaperone GroES: protein MIKPLGERVVIEVAESDVTTASGIVLPDTAKEKPQKGKVVAVGTGKLLDNGQRAEMEVKVGDGVVFSKYSGSEIKVDDKDYLIVRESDILAIL, encoded by the coding sequence ATGATTAAGCCACTGGGCGAACGTGTTGTCATTGAAGTCGCGGAGAGCGATGTCACGACGGCGAGCGGCATTGTGCTCCCCGACACGGCGAAGGAAAAGCCGCAGAAGGGCAAGGTCGTTGCCGTTGGCACAGGCAAGCTGCTCGATAACGGACAGCGTGCAGAGATGGAGGTCAAGGTCGGCGACGGCGTTGTCTTCTCGAAGTACTCGGGCTCCGAGATCAAGGTGGACGACAAGGATTACCTCATCGTTCGTGAGAGCGATATTCTGGCGATTCTGTAA
- the prfA gene encoding peptide chain release factor 1, translated as MLSKLNAVADKYHELEALLSDPDVMADMAKWQRYTREHAALTPIVEAYDAYRAALATIEEDREMLAEADSEMKEMLTEEIAEAEVRRDELAEQLPILLLPRDPNDDKNVIVEIRGGVGGEEAALFAASLFRMYARYAERQGWRTEILSSNPTEIGGFKEISFLVNGVGAYSRLKYESGTHRVQRIPVTESGGRIHTSAVTVAVLPEAEEVEVTIDANDLRIDTYCASGAGGQYVNRTETAIRITHIPTGIVVQCQDEKSQLKNREKAMKVLRARLYDRAQQEQADAVAADRRSQVGSGDRSERIRTYNFPQGRVTDHRIGLTLYKIDAVLDGELDEILAGLITADQAERLKQVN; from the coding sequence GTGTTAAGCAAACTGAACGCCGTTGCGGACAAATATCATGAGCTCGAGGCTCTCCTGAGCGACCCCGACGTGATGGCAGATATGGCGAAGTGGCAGCGGTATACGCGCGAGCACGCGGCGCTCACGCCGATTGTGGAGGCGTACGACGCGTATCGGGCGGCGCTCGCGACCATCGAAGAGGATCGCGAGATGCTCGCCGAGGCAGATTCCGAGATGAAGGAGATGCTCACAGAGGAGATTGCCGAAGCGGAGGTACGGCGTGACGAACTCGCCGAGCAGCTGCCGATCCTCCTCCTGCCGCGCGACCCAAACGACGACAAGAATGTCATCGTCGAGATTCGCGGCGGTGTCGGGGGCGAGGAGGCGGCGCTCTTTGCTGCGAGTCTCTTTCGCATGTACGCGCGTTATGCCGAGCGACAGGGGTGGCGGACGGAGATTCTCAGCAGCAATCCAACGGAGATCGGCGGCTTTAAGGAAATTTCGTTTCTCGTGAACGGCGTCGGGGCATACAGCCGTTTGAAATACGAGAGCGGAACACATCGCGTGCAGCGCATCCCCGTCACGGAGTCGGGCGGGCGTATCCACACCTCTGCTGTCACGGTTGCCGTCCTGCCCGAGGCGGAGGAGGTCGAGGTTACGATCGACGCCAACGATCTGCGTATCGATACCTACTGTGCCTCGGGTGCGGGCGGGCAGTATGTCAACCGTACGGAGACGGCGATCCGCATCACGCACATCCCGACGGGGATTGTCGTGCAGTGTCAGGATGAGAAGTCGCAGCTCAAGAACCGTGAGAAGGCGATGAAGGTGCTGCGCGCGCGTCTCTATGACCGCGCACAGCAGGAGCAGGCGGACGCCGTCGCAGCAGATCGGCGCAGTCAGGTCGGCTCGGGCGACCGCAGCGAGCGCATCCGCACGTATAATTTCCCGCAGGGGCGCGTGACCGACCATCGGATCGGGCTGACCCTCTACAAGATCGACGCCGTACTCGACGGCGAGCTGGACGAAATCCTCGCGGGGCTCATCACGGCGGATCAGGCAGAGCGGCTGAAACAGGTGAACTGA
- a CDS encoding ComF family protein — MFSIFLNFIFPPRCPNCSAYVERRGDFCAPCLRRLSTPHALVRTAEMMADLDGIWAFARYRAAVRDLLRALKYQKKRAALPALHTLLVAGEKVLHDLPRPLVAVPVPLAPERRKTRGFNQAEEIFAPWLRTHEIPVAPLLVRTRETAPLYEHTREERRRELRGAFAVSDGTDVTGADILLVDDIMTTGATLVECARTLKHAGAGRIYAFVLASEHM, encoded by the coding sequence TTGTTTTCAATATTCCTCAACTTTATTTTCCCGCCGCGCTGTCCGAACTGCTCCGCCTATGTCGAGCGCAGGGGGGATTTTTGTGCGCCCTGTCTGCGTCGTCTCAGTACGCCGCATGCGCTTGTACGAACGGCGGAAATGATGGCAGATCTCGACGGTATCTGGGCATTTGCCCGATATCGCGCGGCGGTACGCGATCTCCTGCGTGCGCTGAAATATCAGAAGAAACGCGCGGCGCTCCCGGCACTGCACACACTCCTCGTGGCGGGCGAGAAAGTCCTTCATGATCTGCCGCGTCCGCTTGTCGCCGTACCCGTGCCCCTTGCGCCGGAGCGGAGGAAGACGCGCGGCTTTAATCAGGCGGAGGAGATCTTCGCACCGTGGCTTAGGACGCATGAGATCCCCGTCGCCCCGCTCCTCGTTCGCACGCGCGAGACAGCGCCGCTCTACGAGCATACGCGTGAGGAACGGAGGCGTGAACTGCGCGGCGCATTTGCTGTCTCGGATGGCACGGATGTGACGGGTGCGGACATCCTGCTCGTGGACGATATCATGACGACAGGGGCGACGCTCGTGGAGTGCGCGCGTACGCTAAAACATGCGGGGGCAGGGCGCATCTATGCCTTTGTTCTGGCAAGCGAACATATGTGA
- the prmC gene encoding peptide chain release factor N(5)-glutamine methyltransferase, with amino-acid sequence MADTVWTIARLLAWTTDFFREHGIENPRLDAEILLGAVLGKDRMYLYVHFDEPLEPAELARYRTHVKERAAHVPLAYVLGTREFMGLDFHVTRDTLIPRPDTELLVQCAVDFLRARAAEGGDEHSVADIGTGTGAIALSVLHYTEGTRVDAVDISPAAAEVARENAERLGLAERIEVHVGDLTAPLAGHSYDVILSNPPYIPTADIATLMPEVRSYEPHLALDGGTDGLNIYRRLMADAPALLKEGGAIAVEVGIDEAAAVAALAMAHPRIVRTEILKDLAGIERVVVGYTE; translated from the coding sequence ATGGCGGATACTGTTTGGACGATTGCGCGGCTCCTCGCATGGACGACGGATTTCTTTCGTGAGCACGGCATCGAGAATCCGCGCCTTGATGCGGAGATCTTGCTCGGCGCCGTGCTCGGCAAGGATCGGATGTACCTCTATGTGCATTTCGATGAGCCTCTCGAACCTGCGGAGCTTGCCCGTTATCGCACGCACGTAAAGGAGCGGGCGGCGCATGTTCCGCTCGCCTATGTACTCGGCACGCGAGAATTTATGGGGCTGGATTTTCACGTGACGCGCGATACGCTCATCCCGCGCCCCGATACGGAGCTGCTCGTGCAGTGCGCCGTGGACTTTCTGCGCGCGCGCGCGGCAGAAGGGGGCGACGAGCACTCTGTCGCGGACATTGGGACGGGGACGGGGGCGATTGCGCTCTCCGTCCTTCACTATACGGAGGGGACGCGCGTGGATGCCGTGGACATCTCTCCTGCTGCGGCAGAGGTTGCGCGGGAGAATGCGGAGCGGCTCGGTCTTGCGGAACGCATCGAGGTGCATGTGGGCGATCTCACTGCGCCGCTCGCGGGGCACAGCTATGACGTGATTCTCTCGAATCCGCCGTATATCCCGACGGCGGATATTGCGACACTCATGCCCGAGGTGCGCAGCTATGAGCCGCATCTTGCACTCGACGGCGGCACGGATGGGCTGAATATCTACCGCCGTCTGATGGCAGATGCGCCTGCTCTCTTGAAAGAGGGCGGTGCAATCGCCGTCGAGGTTGGGATTGATGAGGCGGCTGCCGTTGCGGCACTTGCGATGGCGCATCCGCGCATTGTGCGGACGGAGATTTTGAAGGATCTCGCGGGGATTGAGCGCGTTGTGGTGGGGTATACGGAGTAG
- a CDS encoding L-threonylcarbamoyladenylate synthase — translation MDTKILRPASDADFERAAALIQRGGLVAFPTETVYGLGANGLDAAACARIYEAKGRPSDNPLILHIADLAMAYDVAADVPPLAAHLLTAFAPGPLTVILPKAAHIPDIVTGGLSTVGVRCPDHDTARRLIRAAGVPIAAPSANTSGRPSPTTAAMVYADMAGRIPLILDGGSCRLGVESTIVDCTEEGVVTILRPGAVTREMIAAELPHIEVCMDAALTAEDAAPRAPGMKYTHYAPRVPLTVYVGAGADVTAALREEFLRRTAAGEIPALIASNETIMALSDIIHADYTYHCGARGNHSALASCLYDALRHFDDIPVTSLLAEGTAAVGLGTAIMNRLRKASGGDIVFV, via the coding sequence ATGGATACGAAGATACTGCGCCCCGCCTCGGACGCCGATTTTGAGCGTGCCGCCGCGTTGATTCAGAGAGGCGGGCTCGTCGCGTTTCCAACGGAGACGGTCTACGGACTCGGTGCAAACGGACTGGATGCGGCGGCGTGTGCACGGATCTATGAGGCGAAGGGGCGTCCCTCCGACAATCCGCTCATCCTCCATATCGCCGATCTTGCGATGGCGTACGATGTTGCTGCAGATGTGCCGCCGCTTGCAGCGCATCTCCTTACGGCATTTGCCCCCGGCCCTCTCACTGTCATTCTGCCGAAAGCCGCGCACATCCCCGATATCGTGACGGGTGGGCTCTCGACCGTCGGCGTGCGCTGTCCCGACCACGACACGGCGCGCCGTCTGATTCGTGCCGCAGGTGTGCCGATTGCCGCGCCGTCCGCAAATACCTCGGGGCGTCCGAGTCCAACGACGGCGGCGATGGTCTATGCGGATATGGCGGGGCGTATCCCGCTCATCCTCGACGGCGGCAGCTGCCGCCTAGGGGTGGAGTCCACGATTGTCGACTGTACGGAGGAGGGCGTTGTCACCATTCTGCGCCCCGGTGCTGTCACACGCGAGATGATTGCGGCGGAACTACCGCACATCGAGGTGTGTATGGATGCGGCACTTACGGCAGAGGATGCGGCACCGCGCGCCCCCGGCATGAAGTACACACACTACGCGCCGCGCGTCCCTCTCACTGTCTACGTGGGCGCGGGGGCTGATGTCACTGCAGCGCTGCGCGAGGAGTTCCTGCGGCGGACGGCTGCGGGCGAGATTCCTGCGCTCATTGCAAGCAACGAGACGATTATGGCACTCTCCGACATCATCCATGCAGACTACACATATCACTGCGGGGCGCGTGGCAATCACAGTGCTCTTGCGTCCTGTCTCTACGACGCGCTCCGCCATTTTGACGACATACCCGTGACCTCCCTCCTCGCCGAGGGAACTGCGGCGGTCGGGCTGGGGACTGCCATTATGAACCGTCTGCGCAAGGCAAGCGGCGGAGATATCGTATTTGTTTGA
- the ilvN gene encoding acetolactate synthase small subunit, with the protein MDKYLLAVLVDNKPGVLTHIAGLISRRAFNIESISAGYTEEADVTRINIVVSVASENELRQVVTQLSKLIDVVKIVNLTQFDSITRELVLIKVHATKENRAEIIDVVNIFRARIVDVGVENVVVELTGDAKKIDALSELLSDYGIIEIARTGAIALSRGPVPVKQM; encoded by the coding sequence ATGGATAAGTATTTGCTTGCCGTGCTTGTCGACAACAAGCCCGGCGTCCTCACGCATATCGCGGGACTCATCAGCCGCCGTGCGTTCAACATCGAGAGCATCTCCGCCGGCTATACGGAGGAGGCGGATGTCACGCGCATCAACATCGTCGTCTCCGTCGCCTCGGAGAACGAACTGCGGCAGGTCGTCACACAGCTTTCGAAGCTCATTGACGTGGTGAAGATCGTCAATCTCACGCAGTTCGACTCCATCACGCGCGAACTCGTCCTCATCAAGGTGCATGCAACAAAGGAGAACCGCGCGGAGATTATCGACGTGGTGAACATTTTCCGCGCGCGCATTGTGGATGTCGGTGTGGAGAATGTTGTCGTCGAGCTGACGGGCGACGCGAAGAAGATCGATGCCCTCTCGGAGCTGCTCTCCGACTACGGCATTATCGAGATCGCGCGGACGGGGGCAATCGCGCTTTCACGCGGTCCCGTACCTGTAAAACAGATGTAG
- the ilvB gene encoding biosynthetic-type acetolactate synthase large subunit: MNGARALLESLRAEGVEVVFGYPGGAVLTLYDEVYKMKFPHVLTRHEQGAAHAADGYARASGKVGVAFATSGPGATNLVTGIATAHMDSVPMVCITGQVANPYIGKDSFQEADIVGITTPITKHNYLVKDVNDIPRVVKEAFYIARTGRPGVVVIDVAKDVFDAPIDYAYPTNVELHGYTGDVPFDMEAVRAAAEALAAARQPLLFVGGGVVLSDTSDCVRELIALTGMPSVATLMGIGGVAAETEGYTGMAGMHGAYASNMAIQECDLLLALGTRFSDRVTGNTAAFAPKARIIHFDIDPAELNKNVRADIPVIGDLRETLPTFVDAVRAVQEDLAVKFRPWRGEVLSMERAHPLGWKASEDIRPEELISRVRELVDADAICVTDVGQHQMWAAQFFDCHEPRRFLTSGGLGTMGYGLPAAIGAKLACPEREVVLITGDGSIMMNCQELATMADNDIDVKIVIVHNSILGMVGQWQRLFYSHHYSASELKGKTDFVKLAEAMGVAACRIETREAFDEVLPRVLREKGARLIDVIVPEEADVVPMVPGGKRLDQMVLGGR, translated from the coding sequence ATGAATGGTGCACGCGCTCTTTTGGAGAGTCTGAGGGCGGAGGGAGTGGAGGTCGTGTTCGGCTATCCGGGCGGTGCCGTCCTCACGCTTTACGATGAAGTATATAAGATGAAGTTCCCGCATGTCCTCACGCGCCACGAGCAGGGCGCGGCGCATGCGGCGGACGGCTATGCGAGAGCTTCGGGCAAGGTTGGCGTCGCCTTTGCGACCTCGGGGCCCGGCGCGACGAATCTCGTGACGGGCATCGCGACAGCGCATATGGATTCCGTGCCGATGGTATGCATCACGGGGCAGGTGGCGAATCCGTACATCGGAAAGGATTCGTTCCAGGAGGCGGACATTGTCGGCATTACGACGCCAATCACCAAGCACAACTATCTCGTAAAAGATGTGAACGACATTCCGCGCGTGGTGAAGGAGGCGTTCTATATCGCGCGTACGGGTCGCCCCGGTGTCGTCGTCATTGACGTGGCAAAGGATGTATTCGATGCGCCGATTGACTACGCATATCCTACAAATGTGGAGTTGCACGGCTATACAGGAGACGTCCCCTTTGATATGGAGGCGGTGCGCGCGGCAGCGGAGGCACTTGCTGCGGCACGTCAGCCGCTCCTCTTCGTGGGCGGCGGCGTTGTGCTCTCGGATACGTCGGACTGCGTGCGCGAGCTCATCGCGCTCACGGGGATGCCCTCCGTTGCGACACTCATGGGCATCGGCGGCGTTGCGGCAGAGACCGAGGGCTATACGGGCATGGCGGGGATGCACGGTGCCTATGCCTCGAACATGGCGATTCAGGAGTGCGACCTCCTGCTTGCGCTCGGCACGCGCTTCAGCGACCGCGTGACGGGGAACACGGCGGCGTTTGCGCCGAAGGCGCGGATCATACACTTCGATATTGATCCCGCCGAGCTGAACAAAAATGTGCGCGCGGACATTCCTGTCATCGGTGATCTGCGCGAGACGCTCCCCACATTCGTGGATGCTGTGCGTGCAGTGCAGGAAGATCTTGCGGTGAAGTTCCGTCCGTGGCGCGGCGAGGTGCTCTCAATGGAGCGCGCGCATCCGCTTGGGTGGAAGGCATCGGAGGACATCCGCCCCGAGGAGCTCATCAGCCGCGTGCGCGAACTCGTCGATGCGGATGCGATTTGTGTGACGGATGTGGGGCAGCATCAGATGTGGGCGGCACAGTTCTTCGACTGCCACGAGCCGCGCCGTTTCCTCACCTCGGGCGGACTCGGCACGATGGGTTACGGTCTGCCTGCAGCGATCGGTGCGAAACTCGCCTGTCCCGAGCGCGAGGTCGTCCTCATCACGGGCGACGGTAGCATCATGATGAACTGTCAGGAGCTCGCCACGATGGCGGACAACGATATCGACGTGAAGATCGTCATTGTGCACAACTCTATCCTCGGCATGGTCGGGCAGTGGCAGCGCCTCTTCTACAGTCACCATTACTCTGCCTCAGAGCTGAAGGGCAAGACGGATTTTGTAAAGCTCGCCGAGGCGATGGGTGTTGCCGCCTGCCGCATTGAGACGCGGGAGGCGTTTGACGAGGTGTTGCCGCGTGTGCTGCGTGAGAAGGGCGCACGCCTCATCGATGTCATCGTGCCTGAGGAGGCGGATGTCGTGCCGATGGTACCGGGCGGCAAGCGGCTCGATCAGATGGTGCTGGGGGGGAGATAA